In Papaver somniferum cultivar HN1 chromosome 9, ASM357369v1, whole genome shotgun sequence, the genomic stretch ATCTGAACATTACCTCCACCGGTAGCAGAACCACCATTCTCTGTCCATCTCATCGTATGTCAGCACTATGAGCACAGCCAACCACATCAAATTCAGACCATCCATTGCCATTCTTTCGCCGGCAGACACAGCTCAACCTGAACTCCACAATTCAAGTTCAAACTCTTGGCAGTATGAACCACAGTACCACTTAGAATTAGTCTTCATTCACATCTCCATTCGACAGTGACTGCTTTGCTCCATCGAATCACCACATTGCTGCCAAGGACCCGTGGAAATCCTTTCTAACTCCATGTACACAAACACCATTGTAACGACTCCAATCATCTTTTGTTGTTGTCATTAGGCACTACGGAGACCACCACTGCCTGCACTGTTGTAACAATGAATAAACTTTGTCCGTTGCCGATCCATTCTTCTGTCCATCTAATTTCAACCTCAATCGATCATGAGATGGAAGGAGAGAACAACAGCCCTGAATATCAGCCCCATTTATATGTTTAGATCCATGAACTCGCAACACAAATTCATCTCTGCTCGGACATTGATAAGAAAATGAGAATACTCTCATTGACAAAGAACATAATTTGCTATCCCTCGATAAATTCCACACAAAAATGTGGTGGAGTAAGTGCCACGTGCCCTCTTTATCTTCATGAGGTATGTGAAGTGAACAATTAAGGTCACAACACACTAGTTGCTTCAGTTCCATTGCATCACTGCCTTAATCCGTAGCCctgaaatggtttggttcggttacCATAGAAAAATGGCAAACCATCATCTCCTGTGGATATCGGCCATTTCGTCGCAAACGCCAATTAACTTCATCTTTAGTTGTTTATTTTCAGGTGATTGGAAATATGTttgtactttctataaaagcactaaaatagtatcgttagccaaaatatcgagtcctacctaatataaatatgggtataaaatgtaacatatccacacttatattttgctagtcctcgagcaaaacaaataattGACCCGTTAcatagctggtcatatcataagtcagagttagacccgctacacagctggttatAAAATGAAAATTCGAAATACCACATACAAGACCcgatacacagctggtcatgaaaaatatcatacacaagacccgctacacagctggtcaaaaccctatatatatatatatatatatatatatatatatttaagacccgctacacagctggtcatttttttttctttctttttagacccgctacacagctggtcatcatttcattttttttttttttaattttgaaaatacttaacaaaagtgccactcccccacacttaaacattacattgtcctcaatgtaattgagtcatccaacatagaaattaagatgggagattcaagcaaacagatAAAAGatggaggaaagaaaacaaatatgatgggttgactcccatgaagagaaatagtatgggttgactcccatgaagcaaaatctTTGTATCCCCGcttgcgcacataaagaacctcaaacaaggtgaggttgcaccaaatTAAGCagaaaagcatatatataaagtctgaaaagttggggatcaatgcAATGAATCAGGTCAGCtgcgaatatgaacctgcaaacactataaacctccaaaaagatgtgtaaatccATTTCCAACAGAAAACAGTCCTTAgtcgagataaataaatcactcacatggacaacaaacatagaatgtatcttattttctattcgggaagcacactctatatcaggttctaaatcagctgaaatacatccggtcgacacattttcttcactagaaatcataggaagcaATGTACTAACAATGCAAAAAGGTAccgatttatcaaaatcaacacaatggtttaaacttgtatctaatggttcaagtttatcaaaatcagcaactcctaaatctggttctaagtccgcggaaataacttccgttgttgagttaccttgattatccATTGGAGACCGTAATGCATTGATGATGTCAATAAGCATAGGATCATCGGAATCTGCAAAGTGGGataaacaaactgagattggttcaaaataAGTAGTTACATGATCAATACCAATTGCCTCCACATCCacataaaaaatcagaaaatcacaaGATGGGTCAGCAAAAcaggagctcaatggagcaacaatatcatgaataatcgcctcattATTATCTGAaactaagtgacttataggaatCTCATTATTCAAATGACCAGAAGGTATCTCATTACGAATGTCTATTGTATCaaagtcgttagactcaacaatagtatcttctgtataaatatgttcttctaaatcatcattatctgagTAAATGAcgtctctaacacaactctcgtccttttgaatagacaaataatcagTTAAATGGTCATGAGTAgggtaagatacaatagattcagatattatatcggtatcataattcctaaaatcacttctagtgttaagttcattttcaccctgatggtattggggttgatactcatctgaataaccacccatagaaaaattatgtggattccaaattccatacctgagacgattataaacaagaacttccttataccgtgacccatacatgtattccccaagcgtcatagacgacgtctcgcgcaaagcactcatcattctcaaaaaggctcctgaaataaaattctgaagcacaaaacaagttaaaaggaaaaagaaatcctaaaaaataaaaatactgtacaaaaaaaaataaaaataaataaacacctaactatttaaaaaatcaaaaatactaattacaatattccacaaccgctccccggcagcggcgccaaaaattgataggatccggagatgcctatatatgataaccgcaatcgcacggtgtccaactagtagacagaggcaagtacgagtcgttcccacaaggagcggtggaaatacgtaatcaatatctctaatggactaacaaataaagatgtttttggatttttgaaagaataaagacaatgagaagaataaactcaagtaacaaaacgaatcaaatgggaAAGTTGGTAatcagggtttatagtatccaccactatttctattcaattactgaaatgaaacataactcctgaatatttgtctattgtccgttctatcgacatcacctattatcagtattagaatcgcaaatatcactaggacaccctaagcatggcacatcaaaagactaaacccaagcatgcaccatcaaattgcattagtgagaaaattatacgaaactaaaaataggttcacaaataatacccGGCTATTCTAAgaataccccatcaaaggatttaacccaagcatgaaatatcaaataagtagacaaatatatttgttaTCCTAACAATTACTCACGAAGGtttacaaaaccggtgaagcaacaactcattttcaattaatcaataaacaatatcaaGAATAGATCTATTCAAATCATAACGGTCTATGCTAAATCATTCAAATCAAAACAACCTAATACCCCAAGTGCTTCAATCCATAAAATCCTAGTAACAAAACTTAGCAaaacatgactttctcaaaagccataaacatattataaAGGAGGAGAAATTAAACCAATATTAAATTGCGCGTCACCACAATCGAATCGATCTCCTTCCTCGTTCTGTTTTTCGGCCGAAACAATCTTCTTCCCTTCTGTGGTTTTGGCTCTGTAGCCGCAACACCCGGTTCTCCCCGATCGACCCCCTTCTTCTGCTTGTCTCCGTTGCTTTCTAAAGTCTGCTGCGAAGACTACTAAGACCCAATAATTTGCAAGGCCCAGTCCAACAAACACAACCCATTTTCCAAATTATTACCGAACTCCAACTGCAAACGCAAGTCTTCTAAATCACGACCAAGACCAGCTTTAGTCGGATCTCACTCGCACCTTCCTGTGTAACACACTCGAGCCAACACCAGCAAACCCAAGCTGCCCGCAATATGCAGCTTGTATTTCATCACCAATCCCAATCTTTCACACTCTGTATCCATCACCTAGAGACGATGACGACGGCAAGAAGCATTTTGTTGCAGTTAAGGAACGTCTTCATTCTCCCTTCCGAGCCAAACTGCAGACTACGACTCTTCTTAGTTAGCACAGCAAGCTCAACTTCAAACTCCTCTTCTTACTGAGATCCAACACCTTCGACCACATACCCAAGGCATCAGTTCGATGCCATCAAACTCTCATTCTATGACCCTCTAGCTACCTTCACCGATCGAACCCAGCCCAGGCATATTCCCGGATCATCCGAACATTACCTCCACCGGTAGCACAACCACCATTCTCTGTCCATATCATCGTCTGTCAGCACTATGAGCACAGCCAACCACATCAAATTCAGACCACCCATTGCCATTCTTTCGCCGGCAGACACAGCTCAACCTGAACTCCACAATTCCAGTTCAAACTCTTGGCAGTATGAACCACAGTACCACTTAGAATTAGTCTTCATTCACATCTCCATTCGACAGTGACTGCTTTGCACCATCGAATCACCACATTGCTGCCAAGGACCCGTGGAAATCCTTTCTAACTCCATGCACACAAACACCATTGTACGACTCCAATCATCTTTTGTTGCTGTCATTAGGCACTACGGAGACCACCACTGCCTGCACTGTTGTAACAATGAATAAACTTTGTCCGTTACCGATCCATTCTTCCGTCCATCTAATTTCAACCTCAATCGATCATGAGATGGAAGGAGAGAACAACAGCCCTGAATATCAGCCCCATTTATATGTTTAGATCCATGAACTCGCAGCACAAATTCATCTCTGCTCGGACATTGATAAGAAAATGAGAATACTCTCATTGACAAAGAACATAATTTGCTATCCCTCAATAAATTCCACACAAAAATGTGGTGGAGTAAGTGCCACGTGCCCTCTTTATCTTCATGAGGTATGTGAAGTGAACAATTAAGGTCACAACACAGTAGTTGCTTCAGTTCCTTTGCATTACTGCCTTGATCCGTAGCCCTGAAATGGCTTGGTTCGGTTACCATAGAAAAATGGCAAACCATCATCTCCTGTGCATATCGGCCATTTTGTCGCAAACGCCAATTAACTCCATCTTTAGTTGTTTATGTTGTGGTGATTGGAAATAtgtttgtactttctacaaaagcactaaaatagtatcgttagccaaaatatcgagtcctatctaatataaatatgggtataaaatgtaagataaaaaaaacaaaaaaaaccatagGGTACATGAACACAAGCCAGGAGTAGattgaaactgaaactgaaaagtttcagtttatgattttaacccaaacaaagttttaaaacaacaacaacactttaaatatgattgggtatcatgtaccttctcaatgaagccatttcttcttcttgttcttcttcttcttgctcaacaacaattcaatttaacATGTCTTTAAGAACatgttagggtttgattttgaatttaagttttaaattttaatttagatggaagggtattttagtatttcctcccccaaaaaacaccccttagcgaACACTATTGTATGAGAGTATTAATTCATATCTCCCGATTAAAAAAAGCATCCCCCAATTACGCATTTCTTTAAGGGTATAATTGTTAAACCAACTTAAACACAAGTTATCTCACAAATCGTACATATAAATTTGACAACTTTTATATATTTAGAAAAGATTTTGAAAGACCTACGCAACGAGTGTAAATAAAAATATCAAatctttattttttagaattttttattcTTAATCCACATAATTTTTTAGAGTACAACTATTACTCATAGTGTCTTTTTAGTGTGCGGATATTATTCACAATTTTTTTTAGTGTGCAGTTGTTATCTACAGTGTTTTTCTAGTGTACAACTATTATCCACAATATTAATTAACCTTCCATAATTGTTTATACTATAGTATGTACATTATTATATGAGccaaaaaaaaactcttttgaTTCCATAATTTGTGCAGTATATGTACTCAAGtaaatatatgcaaaaaaaatatgcacAATAAGTCAAATCAAAAAAATGAGTTTAGAAAACCATTTTTTTAAAGGTGAACAAACATATTAACATCAAGTTATAGAAAATTTACACAACTAGAATCTGTGCAGGAAATATGCACAACTAGAATCTGAGTAGAAAATATTCACAACTAAAAAATTATTTTGGTCTTCCGTAATAACAATTGTTTCAGGGTCATGAAAATAATTTGCATAAtaatttctacgacccaaatcCCTAGGACCAATGAAGTAAGGGGAAAAatattgtttggtccttttttaggtgggcccatgtcagtttagtccttagggaaaacgcctttactgtttggtccataattatttaaaaatattaaatggaccaaagtacccttccgtgttaattctagcttattttttgtagcagttcattcgtcaagatgaactcctgttaatttctactcaatttttcagaaatcatctcttatcaggagttcattcgtcaaaatgaactcctgataaaaacctatatgaaatcagagttcattccagaaatgaactcttgataaaacctatataaaccagagttcattccaaaaatgaactcctgataaaaacataTATTAACCAGAGTTCAATCCACAAATGAACTCatgataaaaacctaaaaaaacagagttcattccagaaatgaactcctgataaaaacctaaaaaacagatttcattccagaaatgaactcctgataaaaacctaaaaaaacatagttcatttgtaaaaatgaacaacatcatcatcttcatcttcttcgatcttcaacagcagcaacaacatcgtcGTCTTCAAAACACCAGCAGCAACATTGTCTTCCACCGTCTTCATCAAACAAATCGGGTTCATCTTTGTCGTTGTCATCGTCTTCATCAAACAGATCGGGttcatcgtcgtcttcaacatCTTAAACAGATGCAGCAGCAGATAAAAAATCTTCAAGAAAACTCGTTTACATCGTTTCTTGTTTCTTGTTTCATCTCTGCAAATTAAAGCCCTAGAAATTCTTCATCTTTTCTATGCAgtagaaaggaagaaaaaaagagcgaaaaagtagatctagaaaagaaaagaaagatgagagagaaagtaaatctgaaaatgatttcatTTTTTTGACAATTGAGTATATATGTCTAgagtgacgtcatggatgatgtaatgatcccaaaagggtatttctccCACTACatgatgacatttacatcatccatgacgtcactctaggaccaaaccattatttctaggaccaaagtataatttatattttcaagAAGGACCAAGCAGACAGTTGACTGAATCAACTGTACCAAACTCATCctaatattatttctaggacctaaTGGTATTCCATAGTGATGTAAGATCAATATTTTCTAGGGTCAAAAATAACTAACCCTAACAAGTAACAGGGCCCCTCTTTTACGGATTTTCCTATTGATTATCCAAATGTTAGAGGGCTACAAATGCTAGAGGGCTACCCAGGTACTGTCCGATCCCCCCTCGGGATTGTTTTTGGCAGGGTTATCTATGGTTGGCGTAGCACTActcttgtaattttctttttcacGAAATAAGACTTGCCAGATCACACGTTACAAATTGGAACTGTATATTATTAGGAGAAGCATTTGTTGGGGATGCGTGAGCACCTGCCGAGCCATGATAAACAAGAAGCATATACTACGAAGCACAACCCAAAGAAGATACAAGGGTGGGTAGGCGCAAGTGTCCCATGGCTTGCTGGATATGCTTCTGCCAATAGAGCACACTAAAAATTAgtacgaaaaatgggtcatttgtccaaatatttttaaaacatggttctgaTAGAGAGTAAAATTTAGTATGGTGAAattgacaccaaaaaaatagcaagaatgaaactgcaTTCATCCTggattaaacttaaaaaagagcgaggatgaaactagatgcatcataatgtaaattaaaaataagaaaaagtatttgaaaatgagtagaatgaaactgtttacatcctggatatttttacattctcgtttatttaaacagtatcaaattttgcatgtctttttcacccagaaattattgattttggtctttttaaccaattttgtgaaattaGTATAAGATGACTTATCGTTCTGATTTTGTAGTTCATTTTAGTAGTTTGGTCTTCTGCCGGGATAGTTAGTTTTATGTGGCAGCCTCCTTGGCCTTTTTTGTTGCGCTAACTCTACGACTAGAGTTCTTTGTCTGCTTTTGTTCCAATTTTATCTCGGAACTTCTGTAATCTGTGTCCATTGGTACTGAACCTTTTTTTGGGTTTTCTTATAATATCTCCAATGTTCAGGAAAAAAATAACCCCTCAAACTTATGAGATCTGAACTTTTAGGCTCGTGGTTTTATAAATGTTATTTTTGGTATCAATTGTATTGTATATCTTATCTTGTCTGAGTTCTTGTAGTCGGCACCACTAAGAAAATCGATGCAACCTacaattttcattttatttttaataagaaggttgaatatattaattaatcaatataatataaaagtcctacaatttcatttttttcgAAAACATTAGAAAGTGTACTTTCTTTTTGAatttgatgttgcatatgcttcgaaATGTGTTATAGTCTTCTTATTCTTGCTTCCTTTGCTACTGAATCCGCTGCTGCATTGTGTTCTCTGGTGATAAATTTTATCCTGGCTTGTGGAAGTTTGTCAAGAATGAAAATAATGTCTTCTATGGTATTCTCCGCCGTCCACGCAACTGTTGCATCTTTTTTGTTAATGTAATCTGACAACACTTTACAATATGTAGCAATAAAGACGCTAGAAAGAATATTATCTTCTAACCATTTTAAAGCcttcaaactgattttgcttctgcGTGTAACGCCGAGGACGCCCAATGTGAACCTGCAGATATATGCATAAAAGCTTCTTGTTCCACCGAGTAAAGAATGAAAGCATAACCCATGGATAAGTTCTCATTGTTAAAAGAGTCATATGTAAAAATTATCCAATTTGAGTTGAAATTGTTCCACTTATATgtagatattttctttttttttgattatctttctgcAACTTCTCCTTATTGATCGGTTGAGCTTGTATAAAATTCTTAATTTGTTGGATCAAAGCATATGGACCGGGGTTTGTTTTCCTAAAAATTACTTCACATTTATGTTTCCACAGGAACCAAGTGACTGTTGCGATTTGTTCACAAATTTTTGAGTAATTAGTATCGGATATCCAGTTATCAACCCACTTAACTATTAAATCTGAATTGATTTGCAAGTTGACTCGTTCAAGTCGCAGCCAAACCAGATTCCTCTAGCGAAAGTGATTTCCATatgaattttcattttttttactttCAAAATTTAATGGATTTTTAGTAACTAAATTATTACCGAAGTACCATTATTTCATTTATGGTCTGCAACTGCAAAAATACAATAATTTCTACTTATAGGTGATTTTGCATAGAATGCTAGATGTAAACAAATCATGATGAACATAAATCAGTCTCAACTATACAGAAAACAACTTGAAAAcaaaatccaaaatatatttttttattttttctagttAGACGGATATTCCTAGCGCTTCATTTAAATTTGTCAATCCGTATGAAAAAAATTCTTGGATTATTTCATGGAGCCCAACATAGTTTTTCGTTTGTTTAGTTCAGTTTACTCCAAAACCTTAAAATTAAAAATAGAAGGTACCAGGTCGCTCTATTCATGACCGGACCTAATTTAATCAGTTCCTCATTTCATGAACAAACATATAAGAGCATTTCCAACGGAATGTGAATTCTTGTTTTTCTACTGATGCATAGGATTTTATACCTTAATTTAgtataaatccatctccaatagtAAGGTTCTACAAATTAGGAGAGACCAATTAATATGAAGGTGTTtaagaaagtgttatctacacctccgaTTCCACCTCCACGTCATATTTTGCATTATTTTCTTAAAAGAATTCTCTACTGTTGGAGATGGGTTTTTAGATATGAAATCTTATATTTGCTCTATGTATAAACCCTATAAATAAAAGGACTAATCAAAAAGCCACATATATTGTAGGACTTTAGCCCACAGACGTGCGGCCCAATATAGTATCTAGGGTTACCgtttacatgtatataaaggacaTCATAGATATATAATGAGACTGATCAATCAATAAGATATTTGGCTCTCTCTGTTATCTCTTTGTCTTCTTCTTTACGATTATACTACAAAACGTTATCACCACGATGCTCATCCGTTGCcgcaaagaacaacaagaaaaacaaaaaaaaaatatataaaaaaataataatcagcgAATGGGTTTTTACACTCCCATCATTTCTTTCTTCAAACAGATCcgggaaaaaaaaggaaaaaacaagcTAGATTAGATTTGGAAATGAAATCAATAATCGGCTGTAGAGGAGGGAGAGAATTTGAGGCAGTTCATAGAGATCTCGTCTTTTCTTGGGATATCATATGTTCCTCGAAAAcctgttcctcttcttcttcaaaaaagaAATGAAACCGTTCGTCTACCGCTGAGCCGAAATCTCTGTCCCATTGGATTTGTGCTTCTGTTCCTGAAACGAATCGAAAACGGTATGCCTATTGTTCATCCCAAACGGTATGCCTAAACTAGTATTTTCTTTTTCACTGGACGTGATTTATGACTGGATATTGTTGATTGTCTGCCATATTTGATTATTATAATAAAATATCAAATTGTTTGCTCACATACTTcctgttgattttgttttccaTAAGTAATTCAGattgtttttcttttaattttaccCTGACCCTAACATGTCAATGTTGGTATGGCTTGATTTGATGTCctattgctagattagataaTTCATAGATTCAGGGAAACCATGATTGAATATTTTTCAGATGATTGCCATGTGTGATGTCATTGGttgatttttttattaataatctttgatgatatattttaatttaatttattaatCATGTATGATCCTTGTACTATATGTCTGTCAAAACTATTTTAGTTAATCTTTGATCGTACCGTGTATGTGTGCAGCGGTTGAGTATTCCGTCGCTCGGGATTCTGTTACGATCTGGAAAAGAGGAGAAGAAATAGCAGGTTCGGTCCATCCTACCCAGTCTGGTCCACCCGAATCCGGTCCGGTCCACTCGAACCTAGTCCTGTCCATCCTTGTTCCAGCTGTGTGGCCTGTTTCGACCCTGTTCCAGTTGTGTGTCATATTCCGTTCTATTCTCTGTTTACGGGCCGTGCGCGACCAAGGAAGTTCCGGTCTCGTTTATATAAAGTGGGACCAATACATGTACATG encodes the following:
- the LOC113311439 gene encoding uncharacterized protein LOC113311439, which encodes MGHGIRKFLFIIVSDSDDPMLIDIINALRSPMDNQGNSTTEVISADLEPDLGVADFDKLEPLDTSLNHCVDFDKSVPFCIVSTLLPMISSEENVSTGCISADLEPDIECASRIENKIHSMFVVHVSDLFISTKDCFLLEMDLHIFLEVYSVCRFIFAADLIHCIDPQLFRLYIYAFLLNLVQPHLV